The Mucilaginibacter mallensis genome has a segment encoding these proteins:
- a CDS encoding heme exporter protein CcmB, protein MQLIQQTWDLFKKEILLEWRSKYAFNGVLLYIVSTVFVCYISFSLSAGFVNSNSANYRITWNVLFWIIILFASVNAITKSFVQESRGRLLYYYSIASPQAIILSKTIYNILLMSLLTVLALIVYLLFFPNTLGDPLFYFLSVLLGSISFSTVFTMISAIASKAGNNGTLMAILSFPVIIPVILLLIKISKNAMDGLERSLNYGNMGVLCAINVIVIATSLLLFPFLWRD, encoded by the coding sequence ATGCAATTAATCCAACAAACCTGGGATCTTTTTAAAAAGGAAATTCTGCTGGAGTGGCGCTCAAAATACGCGTTCAATGGAGTATTGCTGTATATCGTATCAACCGTATTTGTTTGTTATATCTCATTTAGTTTAAGTGCGGGATTTGTAAATAGCAATTCAGCAAATTACAGGATCACCTGGAATGTGCTTTTCTGGATCATTATACTTTTTGCATCAGTAAATGCGATTACAAAAAGCTTTGTACAGGAGAGCAGGGGACGATTGCTTTATTATTATTCTATTGCGAGCCCGCAGGCTATCATCCTTTCAAAAACTATATATAATATATTGTTGATGTCGTTATTAACTGTACTCGCACTAATTGTATATCTGCTTTTCTTTCCTAATACTTTAGGCGATCCTTTATTTTATTTTCTGTCAGTTTTGTTGGGTAGTATCAGTTTCTCAACAGTATTTACCATGATATCCGCTATCGCATCCAAAGCAGGAAATAATGGCACATTGATGGCCATTTTAAGTTTCCCTGTAATTATTCCTGTTATTTTATTGCTCATTAAAATAAGTAAAAATGCAATGGATGGTCTTGAGCGTAGTTTAAACTATGGTAATATGGGGGTATTATGTGCTATAAACGTGATAGTTATAGCTACTTCATTATTACTTTTTCCTTTTTTATGGCGCGACTAA
- a CDS encoding carboxypeptidase-like regulatory domain-containing protein, which translates to MRVSWLFLLCFLFPFITLAQSGVITGKVTRIDSKAPVPQANVFLSNSTAGTATNEEGSFTLSGLKPGQYTLVVTIVGYEDYTQSVLVGKEPIKLNIELATRNTLLHEVVISTDADWKKNYAQFVKDFIGTDDNAKYCVVMNPHAVTLVYHRSQQDLEAYTDDFLVVENHALGYRVKFLVKEFNSSKLSHIISYSGERLFEPLPGNKKQQEEWKKKREEAYYGSPMHFYRSLYTDKLGDEGFQMYRLTRMLNPNRPREEEIQQKVKYFSQQGKRDSVNYWISLSNLSKYYREDLSKDTLHNYDILYKTEKSGVFAVSYTGYYLYVVYTKKREETDFKDVYHSLDMPNYETSVVTLTKPYLFDTNGVVFGNEAPLYEGTWSKSKLSDLLPVDYTPGQ; encoded by the coding sequence ATGCGTGTTTCCTGGCTATTTCTACTATGTTTTTTATTTCCTTTTATTACGCTTGCTCAAAGTGGTGTAATTACAGGTAAAGTAACCCGAATTGACAGTAAGGCCCCTGTACCGCAGGCCAATGTTTTTTTAAGTAACAGTACTGCCGGCACCGCAACAAACGAGGAGGGTAGTTTTACTTTAAGCGGTCTTAAACCGGGGCAATATACCCTGGTAGTTACCATAGTAGGCTACGAAGATTATACCCAAAGTGTACTGGTAGGCAAGGAGCCGATTAAATTAAATATCGAACTGGCAACCCGTAACACATTATTGCATGAGGTGGTGATATCAACCGATGCCGACTGGAAGAAAAACTATGCCCAGTTTGTAAAGGATTTTATCGGTACTGACGATAATGCCAAATATTGCGTAGTGATGAACCCCCACGCCGTGACCCTGGTATATCATCGTTCACAACAGGATCTGGAGGCTTATACTGATGACTTTTTAGTGGTTGAAAATCATGCATTAGGTTACAGGGTGAAATTTTTGGTGAAGGAATTTAACAGCAGCAAACTATCGCATATTATATCATATTCGGGTGAAAGGCTTTTTGAGCCGCTTCCCGGCAACAAAAAGCAACAGGAAGAGTGGAAGAAGAAGCGTGAAGAAGCATATTATGGCTCGCCCATGCATTTTTACAGATCACTTTATACTGATAAGTTAGGTGACGAAGGGTTCCAGATGTACCGGCTTACACGTATGCTAAATCCTAACCGCCCGCGCGAAGAAGAGATACAGCAAAAAGTTAAATATTTTTCACAACAAGGTAAGCGCGATTCTGTAAATTACTGGATCTCATTATCCAATTTATCAAAATATTACAGGGAGGACCTAAGTAAGGATACCTTGCATAATTATGATATTCTCTACAAAACCGAAAAATCGGGTGTGTTCGCTGTAAGCTATACAGGTTATTATCTGTATGTTGTTTATACCAAAAAGCGGGAAGAAACTGACTTTAAGGATGTATACCACTCATTGGATATGCCTAATTATGAAACAAGTGTAGTTACTTTAACCAAACCTTATTTGTTTGATACCAATGGGGTAGTTTTTGGCAACGAAGCGCCGTTGTATGAAGGCACATGGTCAAAATCAAAGCTTTCCGATCTGTTGCCTGTTGACTATACGCCGGGACAATAA
- the ccsA gene encoding cytochrome c biogenesis protein CcsA has translation MYQTWWKVIAVVLVFSTLITGLLFPVPTLPILHETIRNLYFHVPMWMGMLTVFVVSVFYSVKYLNTGKEEYDLAAVECVNTGLLFYSLGLVTGMMWAKFTWGEFWSGDPKQNSAAIAFLLYCAYLVLRNSIDEEQKRAKISAIYNIFAFPIMVVLIFVLPRMTDSLHPGSGGNPAFGKYDLDNGMKIAFYPAMLGWSFIALWIATIRFRIRLVENKKNAIN, from the coding sequence ATTTATCAAACATGGTGGAAAGTGATAGCGGTTGTGCTGGTGTTTTCCACGCTTATAACAGGTTTGCTTTTCCCTGTACCTACTTTACCCATACTTCATGAAACTATAAGAAACCTTTACTTCCACGTACCTATGTGGATGGGGATGCTGACCGTTTTTGTGGTATCAGTTTTTTATAGTGTTAAATATTTAAATACCGGTAAAGAAGAATACGATCTGGCAGCTGTTGAATGTGTAAACACAGGTCTGTTATTTTACTCATTAGGTTTGGTAACCGGCATGATGTGGGCCAAATTTACCTGGGGCGAATTTTGGAGTGGTGATCCTAAACAAAACAGCGCAGCCATTGCATTTTTATTGTATTGTGCTTACCTGGTTTTACGTAACTCTATTGATGAGGAACAAAAGCGCGCAAAGATCTCGGCCATCTACAATATTTTTGCTTTCCCTATAATGGTAGTGCTGATATTTGTTTTACCGAGGATGACAGATTCATTGCATCCAGGCAGTGGTGGTAACCCCGCTTTTGGAAAATATGACCTGGATAACGGGATGAAAATTGCCTTTTACCCGGCCATGTTAGGCTGGAGTTTTATAGCGCTATGGATAGCTACTATTCGCTTCCGTATCCGTTTAGTTGAGAATAAGAAGAATGCCATAAATTAA
- a CDS encoding CcmD family protein, whose translation MKKLTFLLLLLLSSFGVFAQADKSVEMADAFRSSGKIYVVIATICIIFAGLAIFLFSIDRRLKKVEKGN comes from the coding sequence ATGAAGAAATTAACCTTTTTATTGTTGTTACTACTAAGCAGTTTTGGTGTTTTTGCCCAGGCTGATAAATCTGTTGAAATGGCCGACGCGTTTCGCAGCTCCGGTAAAATATATGTTGTAATAGCTACAATCTGCATTATTTTCGCGGGATTAGCCATTTTCCTGTTCTCTATCGATAGAAGATTAAAAAAAGTCGAAAAAGGAAATTAG
- a CDS encoding Glu/Leu/Phe/Val family dehydrogenase, with protein sequence MTTNNSVGVPDNHFFGDVCKFFDHAATFTKHDAGLLDQIKSCNSVYRFRFPIRKGNGFEVIDAWRVEHSHHQSPTKGGIRYSEMVNEDEVMALAALMTYKCAIVNVPFGGAKGGIKINPKNYTVGELENITRRYTVELIKKNFIGPSIDVPAPDYGSGEREMSWIADTYATMNPGQLDAMGAVTGKPIALQGIAGRREATGRGVAIAIRECVSVGEDMQKIGLTAGISGKRVIVQGLGNVGYHSAKFLTEFGAIVVGLCEYEGAIYNADGLDVESVFQHRKATGSILGYAGAKREFIDSMEGLEQPCDILVPAALENQITSANIGKIQAKIIAEGANGPTTPEAEAAFYQKGGLIIPDMYANAGGVTVSYFEWLKNLSHVAFGRMNRRFEENSNLNLVNMVEGITGVALNSVQRSTIVKGASELELVNSGLEDTMIRSYHEIRETFMNTEKIDTLRTAAFVGAINKIAVSYQNLGVWP encoded by the coding sequence ATGACCACGAATAATTCTGTTGGCGTTCCCGATAATCACTTTTTTGGTGATGTGTGTAAGTTCTTTGATCACGCCGCAACATTTACAAAACACGATGCAGGTTTATTGGATCAGATAAAATCATGCAACAGTGTCTACCGTTTTCGTTTCCCTATCCGCAAGGGAAATGGTTTTGAGGTAATTGATGCCTGGAGGGTGGAGCATTCGCACCATCAATCGCCAACCAAAGGCGGTATCCGCTATAGCGAAATGGTTAACGAGGATGAGGTAATGGCGCTTGCCGCCTTAATGACCTACAAATGCGCCATTGTAAACGTTCCGTTCGGTGGTGCTAAAGGCGGTATCAAGATCAACCCTAAAAACTATACTGTTGGCGAACTGGAAAACATTACCCGCCGTTACACAGTAGAACTAATCAAGAAAAACTTTATTGGCCCGAGCATTGACGTTCCCGCACCGGATTACGGTTCAGGCGAACGTGAAATGAGCTGGATTGCCGATACCTATGCTACCATGAATCCTGGTCAACTGGATGCTATGGGCGCTGTAACTGGTAAACCAATTGCATTGCAGGGTATTGCAGGCCGCCGTGAGGCTACAGGCAGGGGCGTAGCCATCGCCATTCGCGAGTGTGTGAGTGTAGGCGAGGATATGCAGAAGATAGGCCTTACAGCAGGTATATCAGGTAAAAGAGTAATTGTGCAGGGCTTGGGTAATGTGGGTTATCATTCCGCTAAATTCCTTACCGAGTTTGGTGCTATAGTAGTTGGCTTGTGTGAGTATGAGGGTGCTATTTATAATGCAGACGGACTAGATGTTGAATCTGTTTTTCAGCACCGTAAAGCAACAGGATCAATATTAGGTTATGCAGGTGCCAAAAGAGAGTTTATCGACTCAATGGAAGGCCTCGAACAACCATGTGATATTCTTGTACCAGCCGCTTTGGAAAACCAAATCACTAGTGCAAACATTGGCAAGATACAGGCAAAAATTATAGCAGAAGGTGCAAACGGCCCGACAACACCTGAAGCTGAGGCTGCATTCTACCAAAAAGGTGGACTTATCATCCCTGATATGTATGCCAATGCTGGTGGTGTAACGGTATCATATTTTGAATGGCTGAAAAATCTTTCGCACGTTGCATTCGGCCGTATGAACAGGCGCTTTGAAGAAAACTCCAACTTAAACCTTGTAAACATGGTTGAAGGCATTACCGGAGTGGCATTAAACAGTGTACAACGTTCAACCATTGTAAAGGGAGCATCAGAGCTTGAACTGGTAAACTCAGGATTAGAAGATACCATGATCCGCTCATATCATGAGATACGGGAAACCTTTATGAATACCGAAAAAATTGACACATTGCGTACCGCAGCATTTGTGGGCGCTATCAATAAGATCGCGGTGTCATACCAAAACCTTGGTGTTTGGCCGTGA
- a CDS encoding cytochrome c maturation protein CcmE domain-containing protein, giving the protein MKKSSIFGIIVIAIAIAVIISTYGSSSTYGSFTEAKQSQSDLHVIGYLDKQKELYYDAHKDANYFSFYMKDKKGTESKVVFTGTKPQDFERSEQIVLVGRMVGNEFHASHIQMKCPSKYTQDKVETTEADAKQGSI; this is encoded by the coding sequence ATGAAAAAAAGCTCAATTTTTGGTATCATAGTTATTGCTATCGCGATAGCTGTTATCATCAGCACATATGGTTCTTCAAGTACTTATGGCTCTTTTACTGAGGCTAAACAATCGCAAAGTGATTTACATGTGATCGGTTATTTAGATAAACAAAAAGAACTGTATTATGATGCGCATAAGGATGCAAATTATTTTTCTTTCTACATGAAAGATAAAAAGGGCACTGAAAGCAAAGTGGTATTCACGGGTACCAAACCACAGGATTTTGAACGTTCAGAACAGATTGTATTAGTTGGCCGTATGGTGGGCAATGAGTTCCATGCATCGCATATACAAATGAAATGCCCGTCTAAATACACACAGGATAAAGTAGAAACTACAGAAGCCGACGCTAAACAAGGCTCAATTTAA
- the ccsA gene encoding cytochrome c biogenesis protein CcsA — MNIAYQGEHLLPGQLGQFFIILAFGSALFSTISYYFATTSTNKLDDSWLWMGRIGYFINSISVVGIGTCLFYVIYSHFFEYHYAWEHSSRTLPVYYIISSFWEGQEGSFWLWGFWQAVLGNILIWKAKSWEKPVLTVIALAQTLLSSMLLGIDIFGQRIGSSPFILLREALEAPIFSRPEYLSFIKDGNGLNPLLQNYWMVIHPPTLFLGFASMVVPFAYAIAGLWTKRYKEWVQPAISYSLFAVMVLGTGVIMGSLWAYESLNFGGFWAWDPVENAALIPWLTLIGAVHVMIVYKNTGHSYFTATFLTLISFILVLYASFLTRSGILGDTSVHAFTDLGMFWHLVVDVAIFFIIAVILVVLRWKELPISKKEEETYSREFWMFVGAIFLALSCLQLIVVTSIPVWNAMFKTHIAPPTNPVTLYNVFQAGFAVVVTLLAGITQFLKYKKTDTTRFFITSVIYLVFSAVITGLIVYITGLYHLRFVFVLVMFGAIYTLMANTKVLADVLKGKIKLAGSAVAHIGFGLIMVGALIAAGTSKVISQNDTLEYGADFAKGNNPRENIMLYKNEPQKMGDYMVTYYGDSIKAPNHYFKVDYKRLDANGKVVEEFTLKPNSQANRKMGLVSSPDTKHYLFHDLYTHVSMAPIKYDDEMQGDAGHGEENDDANYNPPVPHEVKVGDTIPFREGYIILQSLNKEAHVQNIPMGPNDVAVGAELKVVSHGKSYDAEPVFMVKNGSVFDFARKVDDAGLKLRLSKIIPDKSKVEITVYDQPESKKAYIVMRAIEFPYINFLWTGTVIMVIGFLLSIFRRNKELKSA, encoded by the coding sequence ATGAATATAGCTTACCAGGGCGAACACCTTTTACCAGGGCAATTAGGCCAATTTTTTATCATTCTCGCATTTGGTTCCGCACTTTTCTCAACTATAAGTTATTACTTCGCCACAACCAGCACCAATAAGCTGGATGATTCATGGCTTTGGATGGGGCGTATAGGGTACTTTATAAACAGTATATCTGTTGTAGGTATCGGTACTTGCTTGTTCTATGTTATTTATAGTCATTTTTTTGAATACCATTATGCATGGGAACATTCATCCCGTACATTACCTGTATATTATATTATTTCCAGCTTTTGGGAAGGGCAGGAAGGTAGTTTCTGGCTTTGGGGTTTCTGGCAGGCAGTATTGGGTAATATTCTGATATGGAAAGCAAAATCATGGGAAAAACCAGTGCTTACTGTCATCGCTCTGGCACAAACCTTATTATCATCAATGCTTTTAGGCATTGATATATTTGGACAACGAATTGGTAGTTCGCCTTTTATTTTATTAAGAGAAGCCTTAGAAGCGCCTATATTTAGTCGCCCTGAATATTTATCGTTCATAAAAGACGGTAACGGATTAAACCCACTGTTACAAAACTACTGGATGGTAATTCATCCGCCAACCTTATTCCTGGGTTTTGCCTCAATGGTAGTACCATTTGCTTACGCGATAGCAGGTTTATGGACAAAACGCTATAAAGAGTGGGTTCAGCCTGCCATATCATATTCATTGTTTGCTGTTATGGTATTGGGTACAGGAGTTATCATGGGTTCATTATGGGCATATGAATCACTGAACTTTGGTGGTTTTTGGGCCTGGGATCCGGTTGAAAATGCCGCGTTAATTCCATGGTTAACGCTAATTGGCGCTGTACACGTGATGATTGTGTATAAAAATACTGGTCACTCTTATTTCACAGCTACCTTTTTAACGCTGATCAGTTTTATACTGGTATTATATGCTTCATTCCTTACCCGCAGCGGTATTTTGGGTGATACTTCAGTTCACGCCTTTACCGATCTGGGTATGTTCTGGCATTTGGTGGTTGATGTGGCCATATTCTTTATTATTGCTGTAATCCTTGTTGTATTAAGGTGGAAGGAACTGCCGATTAGCAAAAAAGAAGAAGAAACCTATTCGCGTGAATTTTGGATGTTTGTTGGTGCTATATTCTTAGCATTATCATGCCTTCAGCTTATCGTGGTAACCTCTATCCCGGTTTGGAACGCTATGTTTAAGACACATATAGCGCCGCCAACTAATCCAGTCACGCTATATAATGTTTTCCAGGCTGGTTTTGCAGTTGTGGTAACATTACTGGCAGGTATTACCCAATTTTTAAAATATAAGAAAACAGATACTACAAGATTCTTTATTACATCAGTAATTTACCTGGTATTTTCAGCTGTTATTACCGGCCTTATCGTATACATAACAGGTTTATATCACCTGCGTTTTGTGTTTGTACTGGTAATGTTTGGTGCTATATATACGCTAATGGCCAATACAAAAGTTTTGGCCGATGTACTTAAAGGCAAAATAAAACTCGCTGGTTCAGCAGTGGCGCATATAGGTTTTGGGCTGATAATGGTAGGGGCATTAATTGCTGCCGGTACCAGTAAAGTTATCTCCCAAAATGATACACTTGAGTACGGTGCCGACTTTGCAAAGGGTAACAATCCCCGCGAAAACATAATGCTCTACAAAAATGAGCCACAGAAAATGGGTGATTATATGGTTACCTATTACGGCGACTCGATTAAGGCGCCCAACCATTATTTTAAGGTTGATTATAAGCGTTTAGATGCTAATGGTAAAGTTGTTGAAGAGTTTACTTTAAAACCAAACTCACAAGCCAACCGCAAAATGGGGCTGGTTTCATCGCCGGATACTAAGCACTATCTATTTCATGATCTGTATACCCATGTGAGCATGGCACCTATAAAATATGATGATGAAATGCAGGGCGATGCCGGTCATGGGGAAGAAAATGACGATGCTAATTATAACCCGCCTGTGCCTCACGAGGTAAAAGTAGGGGATACCATACCTTTCCGCGAAGGTTATATTATTCTGCAGAGCTTAAATAAAGAAGCGCATGTTCAGAATATCCCGATGGGGCCAAATGATGTTGCTGTTGGCGCTGAACTGAAAGTTGTATCACACGGTAAATCATACGACGCTGAGCCGGTATTTATGGTGAAGAATGGCAGCGTATTTGATTTTGCCCGTAAGGTTGATGATGCCGGTTTAAAGCTGCGCCTTTCAAAGATCATTCCTGACAAGAGCAAGGTAGAGATCACCGTTTATGATCAGCCAGAAAGCAAAAAAGCATATATTGTAATGCGTGCCATTGAGTTCCCATATATAAATTTCTTGTGGACAGGTACAGTTATTATGGTGATTGGTTTCCTGCTTTCCATCTTCAGACGGAATAAAGAATTGAAGTCGGCCTGA
- a CDS encoding c-type cytochrome — translation MLINKKLITITCMLGVVAFTALTSMSAEDHPGPKNLKVLPKNIPHEALHQVMDDWSHALGVHCNFCHAKGDDGKMDFASDAKPEKNMAREMFKMTAKINSKYFEGKKDSLGMVMGDIKCLTCHRGNPHPDEVKDMGGIDMMHHGDMHAPGTGPGAKRDSVPPPPGK, via the coding sequence ATGCTTATCAACAAAAAACTTATAACAATTACCTGTATGCTCGGGGTGGTTGCTTTTACAGCCTTAACCTCTATGAGCGCCGAGGATCACCCAGGCCCTAAAAATCTGAAAGTATTACCCAAAAACATACCTCATGAGGCTCTTCACCAGGTAATGGATGATTGGTCGCATGCATTAGGTGTGCACTGTAATTTTTGCCATGCAAAGGGCGATGACGGTAAAATGGATTTTGCCAGCGATGCAAAACCGGAAAAGAACATGGCCCGGGAAATGTTTAAGATGACGGCTAAAATAAACAGTAAATATTTTGAAGGTAAAAAGGATTCATTAGGAATGGTTATGGGTGATATTAAATGCTTAACCTGCCACCGCGGTAATCCACACCCTGATGAAGTAAAAGATATGGGTGGTATCGACATGATGCATCACGGAGATATGCACGCTCCAGGTACAGGTCCGGGAGCTAAAAGAGATTCAGTTCCCCCGCCGCCCGGAAAATAA